The following are from one region of the Trichoderma breve strain T069 chromosome 5, whole genome shotgun sequence genome:
- a CDS encoding hemerythrin HHE cation binding domain-containing protein, whose protein sequence is MAAPWADEPFTLISIPGRGVDLSKVHGSVYVAREMAFAHNGMIRALNSIYQQCIHVSASIDIADLLKYAQFWCQWIREHHQGEEDLFFPQIEKITGEKGLMERNVAQHHAFDSGLAEFETWLNNCKPESYDGKEMRASIDGFGKILSQHLTEEIQTLLDLTAYDGKALRDAWNVFDLEMRKGDKSIIFPIVFGSSDGEFEGAGDWPEVPGPVRLLVHYWFERKHQGAWRFSPSTTWGVKRPLAFTGDSKS, encoded by the exons ATGGCTGCACCTTGGGCTGATGAGCCTTTCACCCTTATCTCTATACCTGGCCGCGGTGTGGACCTCTCCAAAGTCCATGGATCCGTATACGTCGCTCGAGAAATGGCATTTGCGCACAATGGCATGATTCGAGCTCTAAACAGCATCTATCAGCAATGCATCCACGTCTCCGCCTCCATCGACATCGCCGACCTGCTGAAATACGCACAATTCTGGTGCCAATGGATTCGCGAGCATCACCAAGGCGAGGAAGATTTGTTTTTTCCTCAAATAGAGAAGATTACAGGTGAAAAGGGCCTGATGGAGCGTAATGTCGCTCAACATCACGCTTTCGACTCCGGGCTGGCAGAGTTTGAGACATGGTTGAATAATTGCAAACCCGAAAGCTACGACGGCAAGGAAATGAGAGCTTCAATCGACGGTTTCGGCAAGATTTTGAGTCAGCATCTCACAGAAGAGATCCAGACGCTTCTGGATCTAACAGCATACGACGGGAAAGCTTTGAGGGACGCCTGGAACGTGTTCGATCTGGAGATGCGGAAAGGAGACAAG TCCATCATTTTTCCCATCGTCTTTGGAAGTTCTGATGGAGAGTTTGAAGGAGCGGGCGACTGGCCCGAAGTTCCCGGGCCGGTGAGGCTTCTTGTGCACTATTGGTTTGAAAGGAAGCATCAGGGTGCTTGGAGGTTCTCGCCATCGACGACTTGGGGGGTCAAGCGTCCGTTGGCATTTACTGGAGATTCTAAGAGCTAA